A single Muntiacus reevesi chromosome 9, mMunRee1.1, whole genome shotgun sequence DNA region contains:
- the HARBI1 gene encoding putative nuclease HARBI1 → MAIPITVLDCDLLLYGRGHRTLDRFKLDDVTDEYLMSMYGFPRQFIYYLVELLGASLSRPTQRSRAISPETQILAALGFYTSGSFQTRMGDAIGISQASMSRCVANVTEALVERASQFIHFPADEASVQALKDEFYGLAGIPGVIGVVDCMHVAIKAPNAEDLSYVNRKGLHSLNCLMVCDIRGALMTVETSWPGSLQDCVVLQQSTLSSQFEAGMHKESWLLGDSSFFLRTWLMTPLHIPETPAEYRYNMAHSATHSVIEKTFRTLCSRFRCLDGSKGALQYSPEKSSHIILACCVLHNISLEHGMDVWSSPVTGPVEQPPEEDYEHMESLDLEADRIRQELMLTHFS, encoded by the exons ATGGCTATACCAATAACAGTACTTGACTGTGATCTCTTGCTATATGGCCGAGGTCACCGGACATTGGACCGCTTTAAGCTGGATGATGTAACGGATGAATACTTGATGTCCATGTATGGGTTTCCACGACAGTTCATTTATTACTTAGTGGAGCTCTTGGGGGCGAGCCTTTCTAGACCTACTCAGAGATCCAGGGCTATTAGCCCAGAGACACAGATCCTTGCAGCACTGGGCTTCTATACCTCAGGTTCCTTCCAGACTCGGATGGGAGACGCTATTGGAATCAGTCAGGCATCTATGAGTCGATGTGTTGCCAACGTCACCGAAGCGCTTGTGGAAAGAGCTTCACAGTTCATCCACTTTCCAGCTGATGAAGCCTCTGTGCAGGCTCTAAAGGATGAATTCTACGGGTTGGCAGGGATACCAGGGGTCATAGGGGTAGTTGACTGTATGCATGTAGCAATCAAGGCACCAAATGCTGAAGACCTTTCCTATGTGAACCGTAAAGGTCTTCATTCTTTAAATTGCCTGATGGTGTGTGACATCAGAGGGGCACTGATGACTGTGGAGACAAGCTGGCCAGGAAGCCTCCAAGACTGTGTGGTGCTACAGCAGTCTACTCTGAGCAGTCAGTTTGAAGCTGGGATGCACAAAGAGAGCTGGCTTCTTG GTGACAGTTCCTTCTTTCTCCGCACCTGGCTAATGACCCCACTTCACATTCCTGAAACTCCAGCTGAATATCGCTATAACATGGCCCATTCTGCAACTCACAGTGTGATTGAGAAGACCTTCCGAACACTCTGCTCCCGATTCCGCTGCCTGGATGGATCCAAGGGGGCACTGCAGTACTCCCCGGAGAAGTCCAGCCACATCATCCTGGCCTGCTGTGTCCTCCACAACATCTCCCTGGAGCACGGGATGGATGTGTGGTCCTCTCCAGTGACTGGCCCGGTGGAACAGCCCCCTGAGGAGGATTATGAGCACATGGAGTCCTTGGACCTGGAGGCTGATCGCATCCGTCAAGAGCTGATGCTCACTCACTTCAGCTAA